One part of the Microbulbifer sp. THAF38 genome encodes these proteins:
- a CDS encoding formate/nitrite transporter family protein — MSIDSDKPKSERAVLREQMDASLQEYERESRSLLLSSVAAGLEIGFSFFLMMALFSSFYGELGKPALHLVLSLSYPVGFILVIIGRTDLFTEHTTLAILPVVDGRQRLRDLGRIWGLIYLGNMTGAFIFALMLVSYALVSQNITQEGFDYYGQKLIDDSNVALFLGAILAGWLMGLLGWLVSSSTDTIGRIIVIAIVTFVIGLGSLPHCIAGAVAIFSAWIGGEGVVDWLELLRFQVIATLGNTFGGAVFVGLLKYGYITNNLP, encoded by the coding sequence ATGAGTATTGATAGCGATAAACCTAAGAGTGAGCGGGCTGTCTTGCGTGAGCAAATGGATGCCAGCCTGCAAGAATATGAACGAGAGAGTCGCTCGCTGTTATTGTCATCTGTTGCCGCAGGGTTGGAGATCGGCTTCAGTTTTTTTTTGATGATGGCGCTGTTTAGTAGTTTTTATGGGGAGTTGGGAAAACCAGCTTTACACCTTGTGTTGTCGTTGAGCTATCCCGTTGGTTTTATCCTGGTCATTATCGGTCGAACAGACCTTTTTACTGAACATACGACACTGGCAATTCTTCCGGTTGTGGATGGAAGGCAACGGTTACGAGATTTAGGGCGCATTTGGGGATTGATTTATCTGGGCAATATGACTGGTGCTTTTATATTTGCGCTTATGCTGGTGAGTTATGCCCTGGTCAGTCAAAACATTACTCAGGAAGGGTTTGATTACTATGGGCAGAAGCTCATTGACGATAGTAATGTGGCGCTGTTTCTTGGGGCGATTCTGGCTGGTTGGCTAATGGGGCTGCTCGGTTGGTTGGTTTCATCCAGTACAGACACCATAGGTCGAATCATTGTTATTGCCATAGTGACCTTTGTTATCGGCCTAGGAAGTCTGCCCCACTGTATTGCGGGAGCCGTAGCCATTTTTAGTGCCTGGATTGGTGGAGAGGGGGTTGTTGATTGGTTAGAGCTACTGCGATTTCAAGTCATCGCCACATTGGGTAATACCTTTGGTGGTGCGGTATTTGTGGGGCTGCTGAAATATGGATATATCACCAATAACCTGCCCTAG
- the atpD gene encoding F0F1 ATP synthase subunit beta encodes MSNGQIVQVIGAVIDVEFPRDSVPNVYDALVVEDKNLTMEVQQQLGDGVVRAIAMGSSEGISRGLPVRNTGAPVAVPVGQETLGRIMDVLGNPIDECGPIGEKERSSIHRAAPTYEEQSSSTELLETGIKVIDLVCPFAKGGKVGLFGGAGVGKTVNMMELINNIATEHSGLSVFAGVGERTREGNDFYYEMAESGVVDLENKANSKVAMVYGQMNEPPGNRLRVALTGLTMAEKFRDEGKDVLLFVDNIYRYTLAGTEVSALLGRMPSAVGYQPTLAEEMGVLQERITSTKTGSITSIQAVYVPADDLTDPSPATTFAHLDSTVVLSRDIAAKGIYPAVDPLDSTSRQLDPQVIGQEHYEVARGVQSVLQRYKELKDIIAILGMDELSEEDKQTVARARKIERFLSQPFHVAEIFTGAPGKYVSLKETIRGFQGILSGEYDHMPEQAFYMVGTIDEAVEKANKSKG; translated from the coding sequence CGTGGAATTCCCACGCGATTCTGTTCCGAATGTATACGACGCACTGGTGGTTGAGGACAAGAACCTCACCATGGAAGTGCAGCAGCAGTTGGGTGACGGCGTGGTACGCGCTATTGCCATGGGTTCATCCGAAGGTATCAGCCGCGGTCTGCCCGTGCGCAATACCGGCGCTCCGGTTGCTGTACCGGTTGGCCAGGAAACCCTGGGTCGCATCATGGACGTGCTCGGCAACCCGATTGACGAGTGTGGCCCTATTGGTGAGAAAGAGCGCTCCTCTATCCACCGCGCCGCGCCGACCTACGAAGAGCAGTCCAGCTCTACCGAACTGCTGGAAACCGGCATTAAGGTAATCGACCTGGTTTGCCCGTTCGCCAAGGGTGGTAAAGTTGGTCTGTTCGGTGGTGCCGGTGTTGGTAAAACCGTAAACATGATGGAACTGATCAACAACATCGCTACCGAGCACTCCGGTCTGTCCGTGTTCGCCGGTGTTGGTGAGCGTACCCGTGAAGGTAACGACTTCTACTACGAGATGGCTGAATCCGGCGTTGTTGACCTGGAAAACAAAGCCAACTCCAAAGTGGCGATGGTTTACGGCCAGATGAATGAGCCGCCCGGCAACCGTCTGCGCGTAGCCCTGACCGGCCTGACCATGGCGGAAAAATTCCGTGATGAAGGTAAAGACGTACTGTTGTTCGTCGACAACATCTACCGTTACACCTTGGCCGGTACCGAAGTATCCGCACTGCTGGGCCGTATGCCTTCTGCGGTAGGTTACCAGCCGACCCTGGCGGAAGAGATGGGCGTTCTGCAGGAGCGTATTACCTCCACCAAGACTGGTTCTATCACCTCTATCCAGGCGGTATACGTACCGGCGGATGACTTGACTGACCCGTCTCCGGCGACCACCTTCGCGCACTTGGACTCCACCGTAGTACTGAGCCGTGATATCGCCGCCAAAGGTATTTACCCGGCTGTTGACCCGCTGGACTCCACCTCCCGTCAGCTGGACCCGCAGGTAATTGGTCAGGAACACTACGAAGTGGCTCGTGGCGTTCAGTCCGTACTGCAGCGCTACAAAGAGCTGAAGGACATCATCGCGATCCTGGGTATGGACGAACTGTCTGAAGAAGACAAACAGACCGTAGCCCGCGCCCGTAAGATCGAGCGTTTCCTGTCCCAGCCATTCCACGTTGCGGAAATCTTCACCGGTGCACCAGGTAAATACGTTTCCTTGAAAGAAACCATCCGTGGCTTCCAGGGCATCCTGAGCGGTGAATATGACCACATGCCTGAACAGGCCTTCTACATGGTGGGAACCATCGACGAAGCTGTGGAAAAAGCCAACAAGAGCAAAGGCTAA
- a CDS encoding F0F1 ATP synthase subunit epsilon, with amino-acid sequence MAMTVHCDIVSAEQSLFSGLVQMVIVSGIEGELGLSYGHAQLLTALKPGPVRIIKPGGEEEVLFVSGGYAEVQPNMVTILADVAEREIDEEAAQKAREEAEHALHKAPSEVDYARISAQLAEAEARLRTLQAIRKAAGK; translated from the coding sequence ATGGCCATGACAGTACATTGTGACATTGTCAGCGCCGAGCAGTCTCTCTTCTCCGGACTGGTGCAGATGGTGATTGTGAGTGGTATCGAAGGTGAGCTGGGTCTCTCCTACGGCCACGCGCAACTGCTAACCGCCCTGAAGCCCGGTCCGGTACGCATCATCAAGCCCGGTGGTGAAGAGGAAGTACTGTTCGTCAGCGGTGGCTACGCCGAAGTTCAGCCGAACATGGTTACCATCCTCGCGGATGTAGCCGAGCGTGAAATCGATGAGGAAGCTGCGCAGAAGGCCCGCGAAGAAGCGGAACACGCCCTGCACAAAGCGCCCTCTGAAGTCGATTATGCGCGTATCTCAGCCCAACTGGCCGAAGCCGAGGCGCGTCTGCGCACCCTGCAGGCAATCCGCAAGGCGGCCGGCAAGTAA
- the glmU gene encoding bifunctional UDP-N-acetylglucosamine diphosphorylase/glucosamine-1-phosphate N-acetyltransferase GlmU yields the protein MTIDVVILAAGKGSRMRSDLPKVLHPIGGIPMLGHVIETARQLQGVEITVVVGHGADQVRERFADSGVKFVEQTEQLGTGHAVAQAIPQFREGSTVLVLYGDVPLVRAGTLQSLLSAADHGPALLSVEMANPAGYGRIVRDDTGRVQAIVEEKDADADTLAIREVNTGILAAPADLLARWLPELSCDNAQGEYYLTDVIARSVNEEIAVTGERASDTLEVAGVNSRAQQAQMERALQHTRAVALMNAGVTLLDPARIDIRGNLECDTDVAIDINCIFEGKVSLGKGVQIGPNCLLKNCRLADGTRVEANSVIEGADVGEACTIGPFARLRPGTELANGAKVGNFVETKKAKVGIGSKINHLSYVGDSVLGDSVNIGAGTITCNYDGVNKSLTEIGDGAFIGSNTSLVAPVKVGSGATVGAGSTITREVGSEELAVARGKQRNITGWERPIKRN from the coding sequence ATGACTATCGATGTTGTGATTTTGGCCGCGGGCAAAGGCTCCCGTATGCGATCTGACCTGCCCAAAGTACTGCACCCAATTGGCGGAATTCCCATGTTGGGGCATGTGATTGAGACAGCGCGGCAGTTGCAGGGCGTTGAAATCACCGTGGTTGTCGGACACGGCGCGGATCAGGTGCGGGAGCGTTTTGCCGATAGTGGTGTGAAATTTGTTGAGCAGACGGAACAGTTGGGTACTGGCCATGCTGTGGCGCAGGCGATTCCCCAGTTCCGCGAGGGCTCCACCGTCTTGGTGCTCTATGGGGATGTGCCACTGGTCAGGGCGGGCACTTTGCAGTCCCTGTTGTCGGCAGCAGATCACGGCCCCGCCCTGCTCTCAGTAGAAATGGCCAATCCGGCCGGTTATGGGCGCATAGTGCGCGACGATACAGGCCGAGTGCAGGCGATTGTCGAAGAGAAGGATGCCGATGCTGATACACTGGCTATCCGCGAGGTAAACACCGGCATTCTGGCGGCCCCAGCGGATTTGCTGGCACGTTGGCTGCCAGAGTTGTCTTGTGACAATGCCCAGGGCGAATACTACCTGACCGATGTCATTGCACGCTCGGTGAACGAGGAAATTGCGGTTACCGGCGAGCGTGCCAGTGACACGCTGGAAGTGGCCGGCGTAAATAGTCGCGCCCAGCAGGCGCAAATGGAGCGTGCCCTGCAGCACACCCGTGCTGTGGCGCTGATGAATGCCGGGGTGACCCTGCTCGATCCGGCCCGAATCGACATCCGTGGCAATCTCGAATGCGATACGGATGTAGCTATCGACATCAATTGCATCTTCGAAGGCAAGGTTTCTCTGGGTAAAGGCGTGCAGATTGGCCCCAATTGCCTGCTAAAAAACTGCCGTTTAGCGGATGGCACCCGTGTGGAGGCTAACTCGGTCATTGAAGGTGCCGATGTGGGAGAAGCCTGCACCATAGGTCCTTTTGCCCGCCTGCGCCCCGGCACCGAGCTGGCTAATGGTGCCAAGGTGGGGAATTTTGTCGAAACCAAAAAAGCCAAAGTGGGTATCGGTAGCAAGATCAATCACCTCTCTTATGTGGGGGATTCGGTCCTGGGCGATTCGGTGAATATCGGTGCCGGTACCATCACCTGTAATTACGATGGTGTGAATAAGTCCCTCACCGAAATTGGTGACGGGGCTTTTATCGGTTCCAATACCTCCCTGGTTGCCCCGGTGAAAGTCGGCAGTGGTGCCACCGTCGGGGCGGGTTCCACCATCACCCGGGAAGTGGGTAGTGAGGAGCTGGCCGTGGCCCGGGGCAAACAGCGTAATATCACCGGCTGGGAGCGCCCGATAAAGCGAAACTAG
- a CDS encoding glutathione S-transferase family protein yields the protein MSNNLTLYTNPQSRGCIVRWMLEELDLSYRTEVLEYGEPMKTPKYLAINPMGKVPTLIHGERIITETAAICVYLSEVFGNAELAPKSDDEKASYYRWMFFAAGPMEQAIVNKNIFGDEASADNQMMLGYGNYQLALDTLSEWIKSNPYILGERFTAADVYIAAQLGWGMEFGTIEKRKEFQEYVERLSKREAFQRAQALDQALLKEVDEA from the coding sequence ATGTCTAATAATTTGACTTTATACACTAACCCCCAGTCACGTGGATGTATAGTGCGCTGGATGTTGGAAGAGCTGGATTTATCGTATCGCACAGAAGTACTTGAGTACGGTGAGCCCATGAAGACGCCTAAATACTTGGCGATTAATCCAATGGGTAAGGTGCCAACTCTGATTCACGGTGAGAGAATCATTACTGAAACTGCGGCTATTTGTGTCTATCTGTCAGAAGTTTTTGGTAATGCTGAACTGGCGCCAAAGAGTGATGATGAGAAAGCAAGCTATTACCGCTGGATGTTCTTTGCAGCTGGGCCCATGGAACAGGCCATTGTGAACAAGAATATCTTTGGTGACGAAGCCAGCGCGGATAACCAGATGATGCTTGGTTACGGTAACTACCAATTGGCGCTGGATACTCTCTCTGAATGGATAAAATCTAACCCCTATATACTAGGTGAGCGATTTACTGCTGCGGATGTTTATATCGCCGCTCAACTGGGCTGGGGTATGGAATTTGGCACTATTGAGAAGCGAAAAGAGTTTCAGGAATATGTGGAGCGCTTGTCTAAACGCGAGGCTTTTCAGCGTGCGCAAGCTCTTGATCAAGCCCTTCTAAAAGAGGTTGACGAGGCCTAG
- the pdhA gene encoding pyruvate dehydrogenase (acetyl-transferring) E1 component subunit alpha: MHKPRMQLLASFDIASLQYLDESGQTTQALPDFATPDTLVALYRQMTLARVVDDRAVKMQRTGQLGTYPSSLGQEAIGVGVGAAMAKEDIYCPNYRETGALLERGVRIEEIYAIWGGDERGQNYRHAREDLPLSVPIATQMLHGAGVAFALKYKHEQLGEPIRAAVTSGGDGATSKGDFYEAINLAGDWKLPLVVVINNNQWAISLPRSGQTACKTLAQKAIAAGIPSLQVDGNDVIAVYQAVLEALQQAHAGGGPSLIEAVTYRLCDHTTADDASRYQPPEGLKEAWSKEPLRRLRTYLEGLGIWGDAQEEELQRELKEILEEAVRAYRQKSQDAPTAIFDHLYETLPEAFIEQYQQLQGDS; this comes from the coding sequence ATGCACAAGCCCAGAATGCAGCTGCTCGCCAGCTTCGATATCGCCTCTTTACAGTATCTGGATGAATCTGGACAAACCACCCAGGCGCTGCCCGATTTCGCCACCCCGGATACTCTGGTTGCCCTATACCGGCAAATGACCCTGGCGCGGGTGGTGGATGATCGTGCGGTGAAGATGCAGCGTACCGGTCAGCTCGGCACCTACCCATCCAGCCTCGGACAGGAGGCCATCGGCGTGGGTGTGGGTGCCGCCATGGCAAAAGAAGACATCTACTGTCCCAACTACCGGGAAACCGGCGCCCTTTTGGAGCGCGGAGTGCGCATAGAGGAAATCTACGCTATTTGGGGAGGGGACGAGCGCGGCCAGAATTATCGCCATGCACGTGAAGACCTGCCGCTAAGCGTGCCTATAGCGACACAGATGCTGCACGGCGCCGGCGTTGCCTTTGCCCTCAAATATAAACACGAGCAACTCGGTGAGCCCATACGCGCTGCGGTTACCAGTGGCGGTGACGGTGCCACGTCTAAAGGGGATTTCTACGAAGCTATCAACCTGGCGGGGGATTGGAAGTTACCGTTGGTGGTGGTGATCAATAACAACCAGTGGGCGATTTCCCTGCCCCGCTCCGGGCAAACTGCCTGTAAAACCCTTGCACAGAAAGCGATTGCCGCGGGAATCCCCAGTTTGCAAGTGGATGGCAATGATGTCATCGCTGTTTACCAAGCCGTTTTAGAAGCGCTGCAGCAGGCCCATGCCGGCGGCGGCCCCTCACTGATTGAGGCGGTGACTTATCGCCTCTGTGATCACACCACCGCCGATGACGCCAGCCGCTACCAGCCACCAGAGGGGCTCAAGGAGGCTTGGAGCAAAGAGCCACTGAGGCGCTTGAGAACCTATTTGGAAGGGCTGGGGATCTGGGGAGATGCCCAAGAAGAGGAATTGCAGCGGGAGTTGAAAGAGATCCTGGAGGAGGCCGTTCGTGCATATCGGCAAAAATCCCAGGACGCGCCCACGGCTATTTTTGACCATCTCTATGAAACATTGCCCGAGGCCTTTATCGAGCAATACCAGCAACTGCAAGGGGACAGCTGA
- a CDS encoding VOC family protein, producing the protein MVKNPDHVTIAVTDLERSKHFFELLDFELKITDVISGEEVAKYMDVPDIEADHLTMVLKGAEPRFEIQLLHYRNPKIFSDPKISNLARPGYNHLCFKVENIELAVDHLRKNGIKIRSHIMEYLHRKLVYIEGPEYITVELAEWL; encoded by the coding sequence ATGGTGAAAAATCCCGATCACGTCACGATTGCAGTTACAGATTTAGAGAGAAGCAAGCATTTTTTTGAGTTGCTCGACTTTGAGTTGAAAATAACTGATGTTATTTCAGGGGAGGAAGTTGCCAAATATATGGATGTACCCGATATAGAAGCTGATCACTTAACCATGGTGTTAAAGGGCGCTGAACCAAGGTTTGAGATTCAATTGCTGCATTATAGAAACCCAAAAATATTCTCCGATCCAAAAATATCGAATCTAGCGCGTCCTGGATACAACCATCTCTGCTTCAAGGTCGAAAATATTGAGTTGGCTGTTGATCATTTGAGAAAAAATGGTATTAAGATTCGCAGTCATATTATGGAGTACTTACATAGAAAGTTGGTGTATATTGAAGGACCAGAATATATTACTGTGGAGTTAGCGGAATGGCTCTAA
- a CDS encoding amidohydrolase family protein, translating to MNANEQKKPRRHLLALAALALSLPVGALASTEEISKDQEAQEEKQEEKSWDINKPPYEFKPIQLDTRETTWSNLDISPDGKTILFDMLGDIYTVPVAGGEAIALTNEIAWNMQPRFSPDGKSIVFISDRDGADNIWLMDRNGENFRQLTTEKENLLHSPNWSPDGQYLVARKGFMSGRSIPAGEIWMYHYGGGEGRQLKERIGGDIAQKNIADPAFSPDGRYVYYSIDTTPGTVWEYNKNSTQEIFAINRYDLQDGEEETFISGPGGAVAPVPSPDGSKLAFIRRQDNRTSLFLKDLETGLETPVYAGLERDLQEIFGPHGNYVQYDWMPDGESLIVWTGGKFLRISINGDSVAPIEAHVKVEKQVADAVRFPVEVAPETFDVKMIRWAQKSPNGKQVAFQALGKIYIQDIDSGERRRLTRQGDHFEFYPSWSRDGRQITYVTWDDQKLGHVRVVSARSGRGKNITKQPGLYVEPSFSPSGDIVAYRRFTGGYLLSPEYSLEPGIYLADVDGDWQRRVVKSGYEPHFGASEERIYFSEYQHAGGGKRVLKSTNLEGKDEREHLHGAEITSFRLSPNGKWVAFTQDFKAFVAPFMHTGKSEVIGPDSKAVKVSQVSKRAGEYLHWSADSDTLGWAHGPKLFERELKDAFEFVAGAPKELPEPVSEGIDLSFEQSFDNQADLVALTGGKVVTMRDAENTREIIDNGVVLFRGNRIVAVGPAAEVEIPAEAKRIDITGKTVLPGLIDAHAHGAQGREEIIPQQNWNLFSSLAFGVTTIHDPSNDSSEIFSAAEMQKAGVITGPRIFSTGTILYGAKGPGYKAKINSLEDAQFHVNRLKEMGAISVKSYNQPRRDQRQQVLQAAREAGIMVVPEGGGKYQHNMNMIVDGHTGIEHSLPIANVYGDVEQLWSQTQVGYTPTFVVAYGGLWGEEYWYDRTEVWKNERLTRFTPDFIVNPRSIRRPTAPDAHYNHFNVARQAKQLRDEGVTVHIGAHGQREGLGAHWEMWMMEQGGFTPWEAFRAGTIDGARYLGMDGDIGSIEAGKLADLIVIDGNPLDNLRLSENITYTVINGRVFEAETMNKMGAGERLAFFHERLPISAMPAPTAEAVQEKMERHHWVH from the coding sequence ATGAATGCGAACGAGCAAAAAAAACCACGGCGCCATCTATTGGCTCTGGCAGCACTGGCGCTGTCTTTGCCAGTAGGAGCTTTAGCGTCGACAGAGGAAATCTCAAAAGACCAGGAAGCACAGGAAGAGAAGCAGGAAGAAAAATCCTGGGATATCAACAAGCCGCCCTACGAATTTAAACCGATCCAGTTGGACACCCGCGAGACCACCTGGAGCAACCTGGATATCAGCCCGGATGGCAAAACCATCCTGTTCGATATGCTCGGCGATATCTACACAGTGCCGGTAGCAGGCGGCGAGGCGATAGCCCTAACCAATGAGATCGCCTGGAATATGCAGCCGCGCTTCAGCCCGGATGGCAAGAGCATCGTATTTATCAGCGACCGCGATGGTGCCGACAATATCTGGTTGATGGACCGCAATGGTGAAAACTTTCGCCAGCTCACCACAGAGAAGGAAAACTTGCTGCACTCACCCAACTGGAGCCCCGATGGCCAGTACCTGGTAGCGCGCAAAGGCTTTATGTCCGGGCGCAGTATCCCCGCCGGTGAAATCTGGATGTATCACTACGGTGGCGGTGAGGGGCGCCAACTGAAAGAGCGTATCGGTGGCGATATCGCGCAGAAGAACATTGCCGATCCGGCATTCTCCCCGGATGGACGCTATGTCTATTACTCCATCGACACCACCCCTGGCACCGTATGGGAGTACAACAAAAACTCCACCCAGGAAATTTTTGCCATCAACCGCTACGACCTCCAGGACGGTGAAGAGGAAACCTTCATTTCCGGTCCCGGCGGTGCGGTGGCACCCGTACCCTCCCCGGATGGCAGTAAACTGGCCTTTATTCGCCGCCAGGACAATCGGACCTCCCTGTTCCTGAAAGACCTGGAAACCGGCTTGGAAACCCCGGTTTACGCAGGCCTCGAGCGGGACCTCCAGGAAATTTTCGGCCCCCATGGCAACTATGTGCAATACGATTGGATGCCCGATGGCGAGTCGCTGATCGTATGGACCGGCGGCAAATTCCTTCGCATCTCCATCAACGGGGACAGCGTCGCGCCAATTGAAGCCCATGTGAAGGTCGAGAAGCAGGTGGCCGATGCGGTGCGTTTCCCGGTGGAAGTGGCCCCGGAAACCTTCGATGTGAAGATGATTCGCTGGGCGCAAAAATCCCCCAACGGCAAGCAGGTCGCTTTCCAGGCATTGGGCAAGATTTATATCCAGGATATCGACAGTGGTGAGCGCCGTCGCCTGACCCGCCAGGGCGACCACTTTGAGTTCTACCCCAGCTGGTCCCGCGATGGTCGCCAGATCACCTATGTCACCTGGGACGATCAAAAACTCGGTCATGTACGGGTGGTATCCGCACGCAGCGGTCGCGGCAAAAACATCACCAAGCAGCCCGGCCTGTACGTAGAGCCGAGCTTCTCCCCCAGTGGTGACATCGTAGCCTACCGCCGCTTTACCGGTGGCTACTTGCTGAGCCCCGAGTACTCCTTGGAGCCGGGTATCTACCTGGCAGACGTCGACGGCGACTGGCAGCGCCGGGTCGTGAAGTCCGGCTATGAGCCGCACTTCGGCGCCAGCGAGGAGCGTATCTATTTCTCCGAGTACCAACACGCCGGCGGCGGCAAGCGCGTACTGAAAAGCACCAACCTGGAAGGCAAAGATGAGCGCGAGCACCTGCATGGCGCTGAGATCACCTCCTTCCGCCTATCCCCGAACGGCAAGTGGGTCGCCTTTACCCAGGACTTCAAAGCCTTTGTCGCGCCCTTTATGCACACCGGCAAGTCCGAGGTAATCGGCCCCGATAGCAAAGCGGTTAAAGTCTCCCAGGTATCCAAACGCGCCGGTGAATATCTACACTGGTCCGCCGATAGCGACACCTTGGGCTGGGCACACGGGCCCAAGCTGTTCGAGCGCGAATTAAAAGACGCCTTCGAATTTGTCGCCGGAGCCCCGAAGGAACTGCCAGAGCCGGTTTCTGAAGGCATCGACCTGAGCTTTGAGCAGTCCTTCGACAATCAGGCAGATCTCGTTGCCCTCACCGGCGGCAAGGTCGTCACTATGCGCGATGCGGAAAACACCCGTGAAATCATCGACAATGGTGTAGTTCTATTCCGGGGCAACCGCATTGTCGCGGTGGGGCCAGCTGCAGAAGTTGAAATTCCGGCCGAGGCGAAGCGTATCGATATCACCGGCAAAACCGTATTGCCAGGGCTTATTGACGCTCATGCCCACGGTGCTCAGGGACGCGAAGAAATTATCCCGCAGCAAAACTGGAACCTGTTCTCCAGCCTGGCATTTGGCGTGACCACCATTCACGACCCCTCCAATGACAGCAGCGAGATCTTCTCCGCTGCAGAAATGCAAAAGGCCGGCGTGATTACCGGACCGCGTATTTTCTCCACCGGCACCATCCTCTATGGCGCCAAAGGTCCAGGCTATAAAGCCAAAATCAACTCCCTGGAGGACGCCCAGTTCCACGTCAACCGCCTCAAGGAAATGGGCGCCATTTCGGTGAAGAGCTACAACCAGCCCCGCCGTGACCAGCGCCAGCAAGTGCTACAGGCAGCCCGCGAGGCCGGCATTATGGTAGTGCCCGAGGGCGGCGGTAAGTACCAGCACAATATGAACATGATTGTGGATGGGCATACCGGTATCGAGCACTCGCTGCCGATCGCCAATGTCTACGGCGATGTGGAGCAACTGTGGAGCCAAACCCAAGTGGGTTATACACCGACCTTTGTCGTGGCCTATGGCGGTCTCTGGGGTGAGGAGTACTGGTATGACCGCACCGAAGTGTGGAAAAACGAGCGCCTGACCCGCTTTACCCCGGACTTTATTGTTAACCCCCGCTCTATCCGTCGCCCCACTGCACCGGATGCCCACTACAACCACTTCAATGTGGCCCGCCAGGCCAAGCAGCTGCGCGACGAAGGTGTCACCGTACATATCGGCGCCCACGGACAGCGCGAAGGACTGGGAGCGCACTGGGAGATGTGGATGATGGAGCAGGGCGGCTTTACCCCCTGGGAGGCCTTCCGCGCCGGTACCATCGATGGTGCCCGTTACCTGGGTATGGATGGCGATATCGGCAGTATCGAGGCAGGTAAGCTCGCTGACCTGATCGTGATCGACGGCAACCCCCTGGATAACCTGCGCCTGTCGGAGAACATTACCTACACAGTGATCAATGGCCGCGTATTTGAGGCGGAAACCATGAATAAAATGGGTGCTGGCGAACGCCTGGCATTCTTCCATGAGCGCCTGCCTATCAGCGCTATGCCCGCTCCTACGGCGGAAGCGGTACAGGAGAAGATGGAGCGCCACCACTGGGTGCACTAG